One Clupea harengus chromosome 3, Ch_v2.0.2, whole genome shotgun sequence DNA window includes the following coding sequences:
- the glcea gene encoding glucuronic acid epimerase a, which translates to MRCLVARVNYKTLIVICAVFTLITVLLWNRCSSELPPGPPHQLRAAFTPEAEADADAVGADSPEAPPVARKVPYEEIECLINEDTTIKGKREGGEVFLPFSWVEKYFGVYGRIAQYDGSERFEFSHSYSKVYAQREPYHPDGVFMSFEGYNVEVRERVKCISGVEGVPVSTQWGPKGYFYPIQVAQYGLSHYSKNLTERPPSVELYDRAEGTAGSPSPWTVPKGCSLTKLLDSTRPASTRQFSAPDNCQGISLALGNSRDFVLSFDVKFLTNGSVSVVLETSEKGPPFVIHYVTSSLLLAYSDRAVTYGIGARASWSTVTRDLLTDLRKGMGLSATKVVRAVKVTPRRVTELLLRGSGFIDNITVSSTAHQAAFFCASRWLLSNQDERGGWPIRVTRKLGEGFRALEPGWYSAMAQGQAMSTLVRAYLLTRDPAFLSAALRATGPLKRTSEQHGVKAVFMNKFDWYEEYPTSPSSFVLNGFIYALIGLYDVAETAGDKLGREAGVLFSRGMESLKAMLPLFDTGSGTVYDLRHFVLGTAPNVARWDYHTTHINQLQLLASIDNAPIFREYLKRWKTYLKGGRAKHN; encoded by the exons ATGCGTTGCCTGGTGGCACGGGTCAACTATAAAACACTGATAGTGATCTGTGCCGTGTTCACCCTCATCACCGTCCTGCTGTGGAACCGGTGCTCTAGCGAGCTTCCCCCTGGCCCCCCCCACCAACTCCGGGCAGCCTTCACGCCCGAGGCAGAGGCCGACGCCGACGCCGTCGGCGCAGACAGCCCTGAGGCCCCGCCAGTGGCCAGAAAGGTTCCGTATGAAGAGATCGAGTGCCTCATCAACGAGGACACGACCATCAAAGGGAAGCGTGAGGGGGGCGAGGTGTTCTTACCCTTCAGCTGGGTGGAGAAGTACTTTGGTGTGTACGGCAGGATtgcacagtatgacggctcggAGCGCTTCGAGTTCTCCCACAGCTACTCCAAGGTGTACGCCCAGCGCGAGCCCTATCACCCTGACGGCGTTTTCATGTCGTTCGAGGGCTACAACGTGGAGGTGCGCGAGAGGGTGAAGTGCATCAGCGGAGTAGAGG GAGTGCCAGTGTCCACACAGTGGGGCCCAAAGGGCTACTTCTACCCTATTCAGGTCGCCCAGTATGGCCTGAGCCACTACAGCAAGAACCTGACGGAGCGCCCCCCCAGCGTGGAGCTGTACGACCGGGCCGAGGGAACCGCTGGAAGCCCCAGTCCATGGACGGTCCCCAAGGGATGTTCCCTCACTAAACTCCTGGACTCCACGCGGCCCGCCTCCACCCGACAGTTCAGTGCCCCAG ATAACTGCCAAGGCATCTCTCTGGCTCTGGGTAACTCCAGGGACTTCGTTCTCTCGTTCGACGTGAAGTTTCTGACCAACGGGAGTGTTTCCGTAGTGCTGGAGACCTCGGAGAAAGGCCCTCCGTTTGTCATCCACTACGTGACCAGCTCTCTGCTGCTGGCCTACAGCGACCGCGCGGTCACCTACGGGATCGGCGCCCGCGCCTCGTGGAGCACCGTGACTCGTGACCTGCTGACAGACCTGCGGAAGGGCATGGGTCTGTCCGCTACCAAAGTGGTGCGGGCGGTGAAGGTGACGCCGCGGCGTGTGACGGAGCTGCTGCTCAGGGGCTCGGGCTTCATCGACAACATCACTGTCTCGTCCACCGCCCACCAGGCCGCCTTCTTCTGCGCCAGCCGTTGGTTGCTAAGCAACCAGGACGAGCGAGGGGGCTGGCCTATCAGGGTGACGCGCAAGCTGGGCGAGGGCTTCAGGGCTCTGGAGCCCGGCTGGTACTCGGCTATGGCACAGGGCCAGGCGATGTCCACGCTGGTGAGGGCGTACCTCCTCACCCGCGACCCGGCCTTCCTCAGCGCAGCCCTGCGGGCCACGGGGCCCCTCAAGCGCACCTCGGAACAGCACGGGGTCAAGGCCGTGTTCATGAACAAGTTCGACTGGTACGAGGAGTACCCCACCTCGCCCAGCTCCTTCGTGCTGAACGGCTTCATCTACGCCCTCATTGGGCTGTACGACGTGGCAGAAACGGCGGGAGACAAGCTGGGGCGTGAGGCGGGAGTGCTGTTCAGTCGGGGAATGGAGTCACTGAAGGCCATGCTGCCTCTTTTTGACACTGGCTCTGGCACCGTCTATGACCTGCGGCACTTTGTGTTGGGCACAGCACCCAACGTGGCTCGCTGGGactaccacaccacacacatcaaccaGCTGCAGCTGCTGGCCTCCATAGACAACGCGCCCATCTTCAGAGAGTACCTCAAGCGCTGGAAGACCTATCTGAAAGGAGGCCGTGCCAAGCACAACTAA
- the nox5 gene encoding NADPH oxidase 5: MSLDEDARWLEWVTKQFESIAGDGKEIDLEEFKTALKVKESFFAERFFALFDSDGSSSISLDELLEALDLLINGSETDKLRFLFQVYDVDGSGSIDPDELRTVLKSCLRESAISLPDEKLDDLTLALFESADKDNSGFITFEELKAELETFPEVMENLTISAANWLKPPNVEQRRIRHTPRYLTRAYWLNNSRKLLFLCAYASLNLTLFMMAILQNAAGGICFMIAKGCGQCLNLNCTFVMILMLRRCLTWLRATWVVRVLPLDQNILLHQIVGYAIFFFSLVHTTAHIMNFAHLSQSSGSTFRMWEYLLTTRPGIGWVQGSASVTGILLQLIIGLMVVCSSTFVRRSGHFEVFYLSHLSYVLVWALLIVHCANFWKWFVVPGVVFLLEKIVGIAVSRMGGLYIVEVNLLPSKVTHLVIKRPPFFHFKPGDYVYLNIPAIAKYEWHPFTISSAPEQQDTIWLHVRSMGQWTNRLYEFFRQPDLQAVSTKRLTTSLRNRQNQRTQISAKLSENHRFCNIKCYVDGPYGTPTRQIFTSEHAVLIGAGIGITPFASILQSIMYRYRMRKQNCPNCNYSWCENIKDNEMKLRKVDFIWINRDQKSFEWFVSLLTKLEMDQADMEPEGRFLEMHMYMTSALSKNDMKAIGLQMALDLLAKKEKRDSITGLRTRTQPGRPEWSKVFQKVAQENKGKVHVFYCGSPVLAKVIKAECEHFGFHFYKENF, translated from the exons ATGAGTCTGGATGAAGATGCTCGCTGGCTGGAGTGGGTGACCAAACAGTTTGAGAGTATTGCTGGCGATGGCAAAGAGATTGACTTGGAAGAGTTTAAAACGGCGCTCAAAGTTAAAGAG TCCTTCTTTGCGGAGAGGTTTTTTGCTCTCTTTGACTCGGATGGCAGCAGCTCCATCAGTCTGGATGAGCTGCTGGAGGCCCTCGACCTCCTCATCAACGGTTCTGAGACTGACAAGCTGCGCTTCCTGTTCCAGGTTTACGACGTGGATG GCAGCGGCTCCATCGACCCTGACGAGCTGCGGACGGTGTTGAAGTcgtgtctgagagagagcgCCATCTCTCTGCCAGATGAGAAGCTGGACGACCTGACTCTTGCTCTGTTCGAGTCGGCTGATAAGGACAACAGCGGCTTCATCACATTCGAGGAGCTGAAGGCTGAGCTGGAGACCTTCCCAGAAGTCATGGAGAACCTCACCATCAG TGCAGCTAACTGGCTGAAGCCCCCTAATGTGGAGCAGCGGAGGATTCGGCACACGCCGCGCTACCTGACGCGAGCCTATTGGCTCAACAACAGCCGCAAGCTGCTCTTCCTGTGCGCCTACGCCAGCCTCAACCTGACGCTGTTCATGATGGCCATACTGCAGAACGCGGCCGGAGGGATCTGCTTCATGATAGCCAAGGGATGTGGACAGTGCCTCAACCTCAACTGCACCTTCGTCATG atccTCATGCTTAGGCGTTGTCTAACATGGCTCCGCGCCACCTGGGTGGTCCGTGTGCTGCCACTGGACCAGAACATTCTGCTGCACCAGATCGTGGGCTACGCCATCTTCTTCTTCAGCCTCGTGCACACCACCGCACACATCATGAACTTTG CGCACCTCTCCCAGAGCAGCGGCAGCACGTTCAGGATGTGGGAGTACCTGCTGACCACGCGGCCTGGGATTGGCTGGGTCCAAGGATCCGCCTCCGTCACCGGCATCTTGCTCCAGCTCATCATCGGCCTCATGGTCGTGTGCTCCAGCACGTTCGTACGCCGCAGCGGCCATTTTGAG GTGTTCTACTTGTCCCACCTGTCCTACGTGTTGGTGTGGGCGCTGCTCATTGTTCACTGTGCCAACTTCTGGAAGTGGTTTGTGGTGCCAGGAGTGGTCTTCCTGCTGGAGAAGATTGTGGGCATCGCTGTGTCCCGTATGGGGGGACTCTACATTGTTGAGGTCAACTTACTGCCATCCAAG GTCACCCATCTTGTGATCAAGCGCCCGccttttttccattttaaaCCTGGAGACTACGTCTACCTCAACATTCCAGCCATCGCCAAATATGAGTGGCACCCCTTCACCATCAGCAGTGCCCCAGAGCAGCAGG ACACCATTTGGCTCCACGTGCGCTCGATGGGCCAGTGGACCAATCGACTCTATGAGTTCTTTAGACAACCGGACCTCCAAGCGGTCAGCACCAAGAGGCTCACCACCAGCCTGAGGAACCGGCAGAACCAGAGGACACAG ATTTCTGCAAAGTTGAGTGAGAACCACAGATTTTGTAACATAAAG TGTTATGTGGACGGGCCGTATGGAACCCCCACTCGTCAGATCTTCACTTCGGAGCACGCTGTTTTGATTGGCGCTGGCATCGGCATCACCCCCTTTGCTTCCATCCTGCAGAGCATCATGTACCG GTATCGCATGAGGAAGCAGAACTGCCCCAACTGTAACTACTCCTGGTGTGAGAACATCAAGGACAATGAGATGAAGCTCAGGAAG GTGGATTTCATCTGGATAAACCGGGACCAGAAGTCCTTTGAGTGGTTTGTGAGCCTCTTGACCAAGCTGGAGATGGACCAGGCTGACATGGAGCCTGAGG ggcgCTTCTTGGAGATGCATATGTACATGACCTCTGCTCTCAGTAAAAATGATATGAAAGCCATTGGCCTGCAGATGGCGCTGGACCTGCTGGCAAAGAAGGAGAAGCGGGACTCCATCACTGGCCTGCGCACACGCACCCAGCCTGGCAGGCCTGAGTGGAGCAAG GTGTTCCAGAAGGTGGCGCAGGAGAACAAGGGGAAGGTGCACGTGTTCTACTGCGGTTCTCCAGTTCTGGCCAAGGTCATCAAGGCCGAGTGTGAGCATTTCGGGTTCCACTTCTACAAGGAGAACTTCTGA